The genome window TGGAGGCTTTAACTGGTTAGCTGTCCCACATAATCTATGGACGATGCTTTTCATGGGGATTATGTGTACAAGCATTGCCTATTTATTGTTTTTAAATGGCCTTCAGAAAATTAGTTCATCGACGGCCGTTACACTATCCCTAGCAGAGCCTTTGACTGCAGCGATGCTAGGTGTATTTTTAGTTGGCGAATATTTAAGTATGACTTCATGGATAGGCGTTGCAATGTTATTAGGCGGTATTGTTGTACTGACATTAGGGGGAAGAAAAAAGATTTGAGAACAAGTCATACAAGACAATCTTTTTATGTAAAATCTTTAACTTCTTTCAGCAAATGTCTTTTGTAGCGCAAGCGAAGCGGCTCATCAGAAGCCCCCAGGAAGCTTTGCTCTGTGCGAAAGCGAAGCGACAGCAACAATTGTTTTATCTGTGCGAAAGCGAAGCGACAGCAACAATGTTTTATCTGTGCGAAAGCGAAGCGACAGCAACAATTGTTTTATCTGTGCGAAAGCGAAGCGACAGCAACAATGTTTTATCTGTGCGAAAGCGAAGCGACAGCAACAATGTTTTATCTGTGCGAAAGCGAAGCGACAGCAACAATGTTTTATCTGTGCGAAAGCGAAGCGACAGCAACAATGTTTTATCTGTGCGAAAGCGAAGCGACAGCAACAATTGTTTTATCTGTGCGAAAACGAAGCGACAGCAACAGCAACAACAATGTTTTATCTGCGCGAAAGCGAAGCGTCAGCGGCAAATGTTTTCTGTAGCGAAAGCAAAGCGCCCGGCCGGAACGGAAATCACCCCACGTTATGAGTCACATTAAAACCTTAAGAAATTCTTCATTTTTATAATAGCTGGTTTTTAAGATTTACAAGATACACTATTAATTGAGAGCGAGGTGTATATCATGACGAAACTAACAGTTCTTGTAACAGACGATGATCAAGATATTCGTGATGGTATTGAAATCTATTTAAAAAATGAAGGCTACAATGTCATTAAAGCTGCTGACGGCTTAGAGGCAATTGAAAAGCTAGAAAACAATGAAGTACATTTAATTATTTTAGATATTATGATGCCAAATATGGATGGAATTACAGCGACATTTAAGATTAGAGAAGAGCGCAATATTCCAATTATTATGCTAAGCGCGAAGGCGGAGGATGGCGACAAAATTCATGGATTGTCTGTAGGTGCAGATGATTACGTCACAAAGCCTTTTCATCCATTAGAGTTGTTGGCTCGGGTAAAATCACAGCTACGACGTTATGTACAGCTTGGGACATACAATGATGAAGCGGCAAAGGTGGAAATTGACGGACTTGTATTAGATGAGGACGCAAAGGAAGTCATTTTAGAAGGGGAGCCTGTTCGATTAACACCAATAGAATATAAAATTACGGAATTATTAATGAAAAACGCAGGGCGTGTATTTTCGATAAGAGAGATTTATGAGCGTGTATGGAATGAGGAAGCTTACAATGCAGAAAATATTGTGGCTG of Lysinibacillus agricola contains these proteins:
- a CDS encoding response regulator transcription factor is translated as MTKLTVLVTDDDQDIRDGIEIYLKNEGYNVIKAADGLEAIEKLENNEVHLIILDIMMPNMDGITATFKIREERNIPIIMLSAKAEDGDKIHGLSVGADDYVTKPFHPLELLARVKSQLRRYVQLGTYNDEAAKVEIDGLVLDEDAKEVILEGEPVRLTPIEYKITELLMKNAGRVFSIREIYERVWNEEAYNAENIVAVHIRKIREKIEADPKNPRYLKVVWGVGYKMEK